From Hippoglossus stenolepis isolate QCI-W04-F060 chromosome 4, HSTE1.2, whole genome shotgun sequence, a single genomic window includes:
- the kcnj13 gene encoding inward rectifier potassium channel 13: protein MTTKSTSSVLGGKASSSPLLSSPPHQRLVTKDGHCALSSPMCPSGSWCRTSGKAWLLALQDLWGLLVGLRWRWVLLAFCTSFLTHWLLFACLWYLLAHLNGDLAVKDHDAPPQGHVVCVKHITSFTAAFSFSLETQLTIGYGTMFPSGDCPSAIALLAVQMLLGLMLEAFITGAFVAKIARPQKRAGAIQFSPQAVVGQHQGQMCLMLRATNLLQQPLVDVKVSAVLYEEHEGQALHQTSLDFLLDHLGQQPCPFFIFPLTFYHPLDRQSPLYPTLCEGTSNNFELVVFLSALQEGTGDSCQKRTSYLRQEIQFDRCFVPALGMDARGRYMVSTQHFDTAHSKEPFNKDCVVQINGDGSDRTE, encoded by the exons ATGACAACCAAATCCACCAGCAGTGTTTTGGGTGGCAAAgcctcgtcctctcctctcttgtccTCTCCACCTCACCAGCGCCTGGTCACTAAAGATGGACACTGTGCCCTAAGTTCCCCTATGTGTCCCTCTGGCTCATGGTGCAGGACATCAGGCAAAGCCTGGCTGCTGGCTCTGCAGGACTTGTGGGGACTGTTGGTGGGTCTACGGTGGAGATGGGTCCTGCTGGCCTTCTGCACCTCCTTTCTCACCCACTGGCTGCTGTTTGCCTGTCTGTGGTACCTACTGGCCCACCTCAACGGAGACCTGGCTGTAAAGGATCACGATGCCCCCCCCCAGGGGCATGTAGTTTGTGTAAAACACATTACTAGCTTCACTGCTGCCTTTTCCTTCTCCCTGGAGACACAACTGACCATTGGCTATGGCACCATGTTCCCCAGTGGGGATTGTCCCAGTGCCATTGCATTGCTGGCTGTTCAGATGCTGTTGGGGCTCATGTTGGAAGCATTCATCACAG GTGCATTTGTAGCCAAGATTGCACGCCCCCAGAAGCGAGCAGGAGCCATCCAATTCAGCCCCCAGGCAGTGGTGGGCCAACACCAGGGCCAAATGTGCCTCATGCTACGAGCCACCAACCTACTGCAGCAACCTCTGGTGGATGTAAAGGTGAGTGCTGTGCTCTACGAGGAGCATGAAGGTCAGGCCCTCCACCAGACTTCTCTGGACTTCCTCTTGGATCATCTGGGGCAGCAGCCCTGTCCCTTCTTTATCTTCCCACTAACCTTTTACCACCCCCTGGATCGCCAGAGCCCCCTTTACCCCACACTGTGTGAGGGCACATCAAACAACTTTGAGTTGGTGGTCTTTCTGTCAGCTTTGCAAGAGGGAACTGGCGACTCCTGTCAGAAGAGGACCTCCTACTTGCGCCAAGAAATCCAGTTTGACCGTTGCTTTGTCCCAGCGTTGGGGATGGATGCTCGGGGGAGGTACATGGTGAGCACCCAACACTTTGATACGGCCCACTCAAAGGAGCCTTTTAACAAGGATTGTGTTGTGCAGATCAATGGAGATGGCAGCGACAGGACGGAGTAA